One Tachysurus vachellii isolate PV-2020 chromosome 14, HZAU_Pvac_v1, whole genome shotgun sequence genomic window, ataaagaactgaatatttaatggggtatatttttatttttttattttttatatttttatatttttattttttttttcctgtttatttttcctctctgtGGTATTTTAGGATTCTCTCATcttgcttctttttttgttttattttttagatgatTTTGTCTAATCTTTTCCAATTGCGTATCTTGACATTTTTGGAAGTTTTCATGTAATACCTTAAaagacatatttatttaattagtttcCTTTTAACttttgttggttttatttttttactagaaTATTAGATAACATTTAAAGATGCTCAGACATTTGTCATCATTACAAAGTTAATGAACCTGAAACTGAAATAATTGCTTTaccttaacccttgtatgttgttcgtatttttgttactcaacCAGCGTTCGTGGGTCtgttggacccgctgcatttttgggtttttaattcaacacaatcaaaaattttatgttaaaatactctacagatgtttacttcatcccaattacaagcaatataaatagaatatatggttaatatttgccctttacctttattacattacatttttaattaaagtgctactcgtttgttgttgttttttaataaaatgtattaaaaaaaaaaaagaaaatcaaatttaatcaagttatgagtgggaacaaatcaacaaatctacaaggaagcaaagtttttcaaaactattgatgcttatgaatatgggtcccacagacccaaacatcatacaagggttaatcaAGACTTAAATACACTTCTCTTGGGATTGACATAGTTTTCATATGTGATTGTGTTAGTTAAGTTATGCAAATATGTGAAGTAAGCATGACTTTTCAGTTAATGagtttaataaacacacttttgattatttaaaatacttaaaaatatgCAAATCATACATTCATGCGAACAAACATTATAGTAGGAACACAGTCAGTATTGCTTATGCCTGGAAAATCTTTCTGCCATTAAGATACCCATAAATGTATAAAGTGAAATTTACGTTCAACCTTTAATATGTTGCTAGGAGACAGACAGCTGAGGAAAGGGAAGCCGAGCGCCAGCAGGCTAACCGGATGCTACTCCAGCTGCAGGCTGATGCCCTGCAGAAGTCCATCAGTGAGTCAGTGCCAGTAGATCCCCTCTGCGTGCACAACTCTTCACTGTATGCCCTGCAGAACCTGCAGCCATGGGCTCAAGACAAAGCAGGCAAAATGGCCACAACTACTTCACTGGCCTAAATAAATACAAGCAAATAAGGAATGACTGTCATGGTGCAACAACTAAACATCTGGGAATGTGTTACAAGCCAAGTAAGATAAGCTTCATGAGCTTGGTATCATATTGGGTAGATAGGTAGATGCTGGAAAGAAATAATTTGATGACATGCAAATATGAGCAAAGCTGTAGACATCTCTGAGCTCTAGACATTTCTTAGGACATATTCAGATTTATACCACTTCTGCATTCTGTGAGGAGTGCACTATTGATCAATATCATACCAAATATGCATCAGGATTAAAGAATCAGAATTTCCTTTGCTCCCAgtgctttatatttaatataatggtTCATCTACAGTCTTTGAGTTGATGTGGTTGCACAACAATCTTCAAAACTCAATACTCAGATATCTGAAAGGTGGCTTACATGtgtgaataaaatgtatactcATGTAGTGTATACTGAAATGTATACTAAGGTATAACCTCCCAGGTGTCAAACAAGAAATAACACTGCAGTAGGGATtgtgaatgtaaaataacaCAAGCAAGGTTTATGATTATAAGACGTTTTTACTTCTTTTACATCATGCTTTCTTTTCATGATGGACAGAAAGGACAATCTGTGGCTGCAAATCCAAACcttatacaaaacaaacaaaaggtaATATCTCAACACCCAGGCAAAAACACACTATTGCTGTCATcattttttgcttaatttttaaTTCCCGTCCCAGCTGATGTTCCAGTGTTGTTGGCACAAATATAGACTGTGGAATGTCTGATTATATGTTTGACCTTTTATATAAATGAGTATAGTGTACATTTCTACTCATTGCCAGTGACTGTGTTGTTGAAAATGAAGTTTACTATTCTTCTGAATTTCCTATGATTACTTGCTTTGCGGCTAATAGtactgaaatgaaatgtgtctcGGGCTTCTACATAGTGTTTTAGGCCAAGCCTTTATCTTGGCCCAGTCTCATTGCCACTACAATACAGAAAGTTGCCATGTTGTAAATCCTGGTTTAAATGCCTAGTAATTAATACAAACATCGTAAGTCACAAACCCTTTGCAGAGGAACTTGTTTGAGGCTAACTGAAGTTCTGCCTTTAAAGGGAATACTCCAGTGTTTTCACTCTCTGTATAATGCATCTGTACCTTATGTGTGATTACAGCTTACAATAATTTGGACACATTTCCCTGTactggaaaacaacaaaaacgttTCACTTTTCACTCTAATGAGTTTGTTGGGGAAACAGTAAACATCATATTTCTAAAAATGATTATAGACCACTTTTTAACATTCACTCAAAACTATGTATAAATTAGTAAtaaattgctttaaataaaataactaaatataaattataaacgaTTGTGCATATATATCAAAAATACCTTTTAATATATTATGCATAAGTCAACATTAAGTTTAAAATTGACAATACATTAAAGGTTTACTCACTTCCATTGTAAGACTTAGAAGACTAATAAGAGGTTTAGATTTAGGTCACCATCCTTTCTGTTCTTTATCAAGTGCAGAGTAACACAATCATCTGTTAAGATTGTCTGTTGTAATCACACATATACTAAAATCCAGGGATTAGTTTGATAAATGTGGTCCTTACAAGTGTCTTTAATATCTAGACATAAACTACACAGGCAACTATATAACTGGTAGGAATCTCTGCACAAGTAGATTACAGGCGTAAATACATAAATGCACACACCTCGTCTTCTTCTGTCACTGAAAGGAAACTGGGATAATAACTTTTGTATACATTTCTAGTTTTGCCTATACATACAGTGCATAATAAGAACACAGGAACTGTTTGCCTACTTTGATTGTGTAACAATATAAAGTTGTAATTGTTGTATTCCACAACAATTCCacagaaatgatataaatgttaaGCTTGAACTTTTGACAAAATGCATAATTCCAAGCAAGATTTACTTCTTTAATCTATCATTAATAGTGCATATATTCACAGCAGTTACATTATAGTTGCCTGCATAATTATAAGACACATTATTATATGCACGTTATATAAAGTAAGAGAAAATATGCTGGAATATTcctttatataaaaacacattgcATTGCATCTTAATGAAAGGCAAAATCCTTGTTGGTAAATTTCCTGTCATAGACTAAGCCTGGTCTTAGATTGAATTTCAGTgttatttaaaacctttttattccTAGATGAGGATTACTCTATGTCTGAAACACTAGGGCTATATTCTATGTCTTTCTAAACATGAGTGAAAAATGTCtatgacaaaatatacaaaactttcttatgtaaataatattgaTCATCATATAATATGACATGTTTTGACATGTTTGTCATTCttaatatgtttataatttAAGGTAAATgggtgtataaatatataaaacaatcaaTATTAttgtttgaaatttttttattgttaaatatcattttatacagcaACAAGAAAGTGTTTCCTGTCTCTGCCTGCctgcttctctgtctgtctgcctgtctgtctgtctgtctgtctgtctgtctatctgttcatctgtctgctTGTTGTACAATGAAAAATAGTTTCAGAAAAAACAGCAAAGCCCAGCAACTGTTTGTTGCATCAGTCAGTCATGCATAAATTAAAAtccactgaatactgaatatgaAAAGAATGCTTGGAGAGGTGCATATGGTGCATGGCGTAAAAGgtgcttcctcttcctctcgcTGCTGATTCTCATCACAGTGAGTAGTGATACATATGGCTGCATGTGTACTGTGCAGtttttcctcaaaaaaaaaaaaaaaaaaaatatatatatatatttttacaatcACATCAAGATGCATCACATTTCAGTAGTTCCTGGTTTGGACTCACTACACAGTTCAGACACAACGTCTGGACTGGGTACAATTTCACTACGAAATTGAAGTTGTGAAAAGTTCAATTAAAGTAAAATTGATATTCAATTCTGGCAAAACTCCACAAATATGTAGAGCAGGTTTTGTAAtttaatatttcagtcattattGAAGTAGTACATCGATGATTGCATATCAAAATATTttgcaaattaaacaaaaatataaaaataaaattgaccaTCAGAGAGCATCTAGTCATGTGAGTCGAGCAGATGTACTCAGCCGGGTATCTATAAAATTTGCAAATATAGGTaagaaatgaaaacataaacCACTGTTTGCAAGTGCAATCACGCAATTGTTGTTTCTAACAACCTAAAGCAATACTGCTTTTAATGTCGGGTGAGAATGCTGAAAATCACAATTACAAatcaaaaaagttaaaaaatttgCATTACACTTGTGGAGATTTGTCATAATTTTAGTTCTATACAAAATCATGGCTTGCTACAGATAATTGGAAAATTAATAGTCTGTGTATGAAACATGCTTTCTTTAACCTAATAACCtcttatactttattttttgctaATAATCTAGTATTTCAGTGTTTACCAAGTTTATGTATAATccattattagtaataatacgGTATTAAATACCAGTAATAGTTACCTAACCATTTGTTTAGAACTAGCCTGATGAGGCATAAACACtcaccactttattaggaacacctgctcttttatgcagttatccaatcagctacGCTTGTGGCAGCAgaataatacatacatttatgcCAATACAATTCACAAGGGTCAgttaatttttacattaaacatcagaatgggaaaatgtgatctttgTTAATTTAACCATGAACTAGTTTTGGTGCCAGatgtgctggtttgagtatttaagAAAACATCTGATCTCATGCCATCTCAAACTCtgatgagcagcagttctggaGGCAGAAATGCCATGTTAATGAGAGCCCAGAGAAAAAATGGCTGTGCTAGTTCAAGCTTACAGGATGCCTACATTAActcaaaaaagcattttttacaACTGAGAAGTAGAAAAGCACCTCGGAATTCACAGCATGTCAGatcttgaggcagatgggctacagaaAAAGAGGACCACATCAGgtttcactcctgtcagccaagaacagggaTTTAAAGATGCAGTAGGCACATGCTCACTgaaactggggaaaaaaaagcaatgtcatcagttttcatctgtttatttcggTGAGTCTGTCCTgccatctgattggctgagtggataattgcatgaatgagcaggtagGTGTACAGGTACAAGGTttcttattaaagtggctgctgaatgaatgtttatattgaTTCCATCATACTGGAAATCTCCAGGTATAATTTGgatataatttttaattaattataggtacattattaatattattgattatattttGATAAATTCAATTTTACTAAATCATATATATTCTAGCAACAGAAGAACTAACTGCATTTGCAGTACTTATTGAATGATTGACATGTTTGCGCAATTCAGCAGCCTTGAACAAAATTAATGGCTTATCCCAAAAAGTAACCTTTTTTAGCTTTTGaagctttctctctttgtttctgctCTCCCATATCACAGTGTGTGGATAAATGGTTATATGGCTATATACTTATTGAACAGTACCAACATTTGGTAATTCACAGCTTTCTCACAATTAaacagcatatactgtacaatgaaCACAATCAATATAGTGTGATGAAATATAGTATAAAAAGCACACAGTGATGCAAATCCCGTCTGTCAAATACCACACGACATCTTATTAAATGTCCTCCCCTTATGCTGAGAACATCAAACacaatgacagacagaaagttAGAGAAATGGACAGATAGACAAGATCTGGAGACAAATGTGTGTCTGGACAAATAAACAAGCACCAATAGATTAATAACGCagccacactacacacaaatacacacaaataaacacagatagACCAGGTTCAGTATTTTCAAGCAAGGATCAGCACAGAAACATCGCAGCAATCTGATATTTTACAAGAGTACAAGAGCTATTTTGAGACTgtacagaacagagagaaacatcCAAAACACGCTGACCGCTGACAGATCATGTGCCAAGCTAATATCACCTGCATGGAGCAGAGGAAAAAGCTGACTAGCAGTCACATACAATGAAGACAGGATATAGGTTATAAGCAGTTTCACAAGGACTATAATTTACTTCACTCTATTTAAtagttgattaaaaaaatcctgATGGTAAAGCCATCTTACTTGGTATTAAGCTTTAAGGCTATAATAATTAtgtgtttctttgcttttcttatGGATTTTGGATAATTAACTGATTATTTTCTCTCTGATTTAGAAACTGTTGTAGAGTTCAATCTAGCCTGCTTATTTGGTTTTGCAGCCTGGCTCTATGTGGAAGAGCATTCAGCAACAATTATCATAATATTTTAACACTTTCTTCCACTTTCCTTCCTAACCATTTACAAGCAATGCTGCTTTAGTCATCCTTTGGTTGAGCTTTGCTTATTTATCCATCTCAGCAACGTTAATAAATAGATCATTAGACTGTGCTTTCCAAtaaagtaatattaataaatatcagAGAACATTACATGTCCTGTATATAGATAAATCAATCAAAGTATTCCAATTTAAGTGTTAACTGATCAGCTGTAACATGAAGCGCATGAGCTTGAGCCCTAAAATTTGAACATGCAAGGACCATCTGGTCAAATTTTGTTAAATTTATAAGGAACAAACAAAGTCATACGAAAAAGCTACAACTTTCACCTAAACATAACTTTAACCTCTCATACGAACTGGTAAATGGTACAAATTTGCAAGCAGGAAACATGTTGAGTACATGTGGCTATAAAGAGGAACAAGTGCAAGGCTGGTTACAAAAAGGTCATGGATCAGTTTTGCTGAATCAAtccaaaaacatgtaaaataaatattaccatGCTAAGTACATAGTGTTGCTATGCACATAGTGGTTTAGCACTGATATCCAGCTACAGGAAGCTACAAATTTCCATGGTTAGGTGAAGGGCACAAGATGGTGTAGCTTtttctcattcttcttcttGACGAACATAACAGCTGTAaactttagtgaaaaaaatcagtcttctttgctttgttttctgtctgaGTCACCTTCTTCAAACCTGTGCTTGTTTTATATCACATTCTCAAACAGCTGCAAAGATCTCATAATGTTGTCATCCTGCAGAAAATTGATACAACTATCTGTCAGttatacagacagaaacagaatctCTGTACTAACAATGAATTATGTTTAATAAGGAAATCCTGTGCACACGGGACTCATGTTTATATGAGGTTGTGAGGTCAACATTAATCATGATGTTTCTGAACAACAGAAACAATAGACATTACAGTTGCTATGAAAGAGTTGATTTTCCACATGAAAGAAAttcaatgaatgaatattttttaactgtgttttatgtgtttaatgGTGTGGGTTGACTATAACGATGATATTATGTTGGCTACTTAATAAACATACAACTACCAAACTAGCATAGCTACCAAGCTAGCATAGCATTTCCACTTTCAGCTCAGAAGAGGTTTCAGTGTTTGAGTTGCCACTTGTAGCCTGgatctgattttatttatttatttttttttcagtataatTGCACTTTACTTTTCACAGCATTAAAATGTACTTGAACTTGGTGAGTAAAAGAATCATGTTTGCCCAATTATTCGAACATAACTAAAGATATAACGTGACTAAATGCATGCAACATATATTTATTACCAGCATCAGTAATTTGGTAATAAGAGCTTACTTTCCAGCACTGTTTTCCAgtgaaaaaaacagttaaattatattaattatataaaaggaaattaaattagTTATATATGTAGCTTGGTTTAGTTGTGCTCCTGTCTATATTAAAGCAATTgctgttttttaatgtaaagcCAAAAATGATATTCGacaaatttataattaaaatgaaatctacAAAAAGAATCCTACAACCCCATTTACTTTTTCCAGAATTTTgttacttaaagaaaaaaaaagaattacattaaagacaaaaaagtctGACATCAATAAggatctttttaaataaataataataataaaaagtaaatacataaataaataaatatttataaatataaatatttaaaataatttatcaacAGATGGACATGGGTATGTTAAAAATCTGAAATGCATGGTGGATTGTTGTGTTACACTGAATCGTTTTTGCCACTAGAGGGAAGTGCATACAAGgagaaataaagtgtctgaACTAAAGTGGGGGAATAATGTAGATACCTCTTGACAGGATAGAATGAATTCATCAAGAGTGACAACTCCATCTctgtttttgtccattttctGCAGacgaaaataaaaatgactattCTACAACTGAGAATGAATACTGCTAAACACAATATGATGTAAGTCTAATTTAACTGAACACTTGAGGGTTATAGGTTTTGATCAAGTTTGGcatctttatctttttatacacacatatgtaataACAGAAAAACCTTCTAcatcattaaattaataattctaAACCGTTTCTTACTTGAAAAAAAGCATCCACATGCTGTTTGGGTGTGTCTATCTTCAGTGCAGGGTATGTATATTTCCCCATCATGTCATAGATAGCCCTCACAATGTCCATCATCTCCTGTACAGCAGAATACTACAGGTCAGCTCTAAATGCACATAAACACGTTGCTGctatagtgaacacacacacgtacaatcacacacacacgttcacacacacccattcacacaaacacacacacacacacacacacacacacacagacacacacagacacacacacacaaacctctttGTTAATGTAGCCATCTCTGTTGATGTCATACAAGTTAAAAGTCCACTGCAACTTCTCCCGGGTAGAACCTCTTAACAAGATGGACAGAGCTGTAACAAAGTCCTGGATACAAGCAGAGACAGTGAGGTAGAGTAGAGAAAGAAGTAAAGATTACATTGTGCAACAATAGAATATCGTGGTAAAGAAAGTCTGTAGACTGTAATACTACTGTATACAGATATATTCTATACAATGTTCTGCATCCAACTTTGTGTCAAAAGTTTTCATAACAATCTCAATTGCGTTTATTATTCAGgcgtccacatacttttggccatatagtgtagacTGACTATTTCCTGACATCCCATCTGTGACAATCTACTTTACATTTACTAGCCATAAGcaaacagtttgtttttatttgttagggATACAATAATTCAGTCAGTGTTTATTCATTGGTGGTTGAATGAATTAGTTTATCTATACTATAGACTGAAATTAATAGTGAAAATCCACAAAAGATAGGAAATCTTAAGCAaatcaaatgtaaatttaaaaatcaatcaaaccTTGGATATACAAGGTATTTTTCCTGACTTTCTAATATTCCATAAATGCATATCAGATGCTTGTACcaaaataacaattaataacaaataattttttgttgGTTATTTATGGCTCTGTTTCTTCTAATCAATTCTCAGGTCTTGAAATTATGTTTTAGCTTCACATTTGAGACGGTTTTCACATTAGCAGAAGCTTTTTTATTACTGACCATGAAAGTAGCAAGtgataatgcaaaaaaaaaaaaaaaaaactggcataTGCCACACTTGGCATGATGTGAGTCATATTGAGGAAAGGAATAATTTAAATGAGGCAACAGATTGAATGACagtgaaacagacagacaggcagacgaactgagagagagagagagagagagagagagagagagagagagagagagagagagagagagatcacctCAAACTTGATGGAGCCACTCTGACCTGAGTCAAAGGCGTTAAACAGGTAGTGAGCATATGTGCTTGCATCTATGGAAAACAGCAGAGACTCTGTTACGAGGACATTCATACCCACAAATGAACATGCACATAAAATCTCACATTCTAGCATGCGCATTTTGACTTACCCCCCTGAGGAAAGAACTGCgagtaaatatgtttaaatgtgtcttCACTGACAATACCGCTAGGGCATTCCTAAGAAAGAACATAGAAGAAAGGATATATAAAGCCTAAATGAGGTTGATAAATGTAGTAGTTACAAATTTACAAGACATTATGGTTTG contains:
- the LOC132857214 gene encoding Kv channel-interacting protein 1-like isoform X1, giving the protein MGAVVGTLTMQTKQRRPSKDRFDDDLEVTMVCHRPEGLDKLEAQTNFSKRELQELYRGFKNECPSGIVSEDTFKHIYSQFFPQGDASTYAHYLFNAFDSGQSGSIKFEDFVTALSILLRGSTREKLQWTFNLYDINRDGYINKEEMMDIVRAIYDMMGKYTYPALKIDTPKQHVDAFFQKMDKNRDGVVTLDEFILSCQEDDNIMRSLQLFENVI
- the LOC132857214 gene encoding Kv channel-interacting protein 1-like isoform X2; the protein is MGLVIGTFLTNSKRVDYHKDRFDDDLEVTMVCHRPEGLDKLEAQTNFSKRELQELYRGFKNECPSGIVSEDTFKHIYSQFFPQGDASTYAHYLFNAFDSGQSGSIKFEDFVTALSILLRGSTREKLQWTFNLYDINRDGYINKEEMMDIVRAIYDMMGKYTYPALKIDTPKQHVDAFFQKMDKNRDGVVTLDEFILSCQEDDNIMRSLQLFENVI